From Acidobacteriota bacterium, a single genomic window includes:
- the glnD gene encoding [protein-PII] uridylyltransferase, with translation MQINFETIRQHAGEKLRRIEAQPTPAERLSALKKFLKIETQRLQLRHRFGISGSQIVAARSLIVDLVIQRIARTAAEELQHDAAKVPFAVIALGGYGRVELAPHSDIDVMFLHQGRKEAAAAALLSEKMLYLLWDMGFSVGHSNRSVSECLAEAKDDNITRNSLIDARLLWGSETLFEQLTERIDDEIFSNSRGQQQALLGQILADRTGRYEKFGNVACLQEPNVKETAGGLRDLHTLLWATRVAHGKANLIDLVAEGVVPERDAKAITAAYDFLLRVRNEMHFATARRTDALTLDLQQQVAHSFGYIDSAEAQASESFMRDYYLHARRLHSLCEAHLQRAASKQEKKRWFSRARTMSAQGGFVMRDGVLDVEKTATELAETALAEPTLDGHRMLLAFSYAQATGAPFSVNLQELVQANLAAVNKTFRASTDVAQTFMKLLRAKGRVAAGLRLMHEVGFLAKYLPEFGRVTCLVQHDLYHRFTVDEHTLRTIEVLDELANSRNKQLERYRALYQEISDPAILHMGLLMHDIGKGLGGGHTEKGIKIAERVCERLQLDAQASEQIVFLVRQHLLMAHIAQRRDLSDEKIVRDFAAQIGTLDSLNMLTLLTYGDINGVGPGVWSEWKDTLLWELYSKARALLVPEPEHDETAERLRERIVRMLASEVDYAEVQQHFAMLPEDYARFTAPQVIIEHIRLAHALNSRRVKTSWRVNAQSKCTDLHVCARNRRGLFANLAGALTAQGVNILSVSLNTRTDGLAVDSFKVSDTVGEPLADPQRWEQIDDSIKRVLSGELDIAAAVAKRLHAQTASRFSKRKTALPKAVQRAAKLSWDNQSSDKSTILEVQTADRLGLAYKLASTLASLSLDIVFAKVATEKHLALDVFYVTDAAGRKLPDSELAELERALRAVLDEPIKPLPQVSAGRG, from the coding sequence ATGCAAATCAACTTTGAGACAATTCGTCAGCACGCAGGGGAAAAGCTGCGGCGCATCGAAGCCCAACCGACTCCGGCAGAGCGGCTGAGCGCGCTCAAAAAGTTTTTGAAAATCGAAACGCAACGGCTGCAATTGCGGCACCGTTTCGGCATCAGCGGTTCACAAATTGTCGCCGCGCGCAGTTTGATTGTTGATCTGGTGATCCAGCGCATCGCCCGCACCGCCGCCGAAGAGTTGCAGCACGACGCGGCCAAAGTTCCTTTTGCGGTGATTGCGTTGGGCGGTTATGGCCGCGTGGAACTCGCGCCGCATTCGGACATTGACGTGATGTTTTTGCATCAAGGCCGCAAGGAAGCGGCCGCCGCCGCGTTGCTGAGCGAAAAGATGCTCTACCTGCTCTGGGACATGGGGTTCAGCGTGGGTCACAGTAACCGCAGCGTGAGTGAGTGTCTGGCTGAAGCGAAAGACGACAATATCACGCGCAATTCGTTGATTGATGCGCGGCTGCTCTGGGGCAGCGAAACGCTGTTTGAACAATTGACCGAGCGGATCGACGATGAAATTTTCAGCAATTCGCGGGGGCAGCAGCAGGCTTTGCTGGGACAGATTTTGGCCGACCGGACAGGGCGTTATGAGAAATTCGGCAACGTCGCCTGTTTACAAGAGCCAAACGTAAAAGAGACTGCTGGCGGCTTACGTGATTTGCATACGCTGTTGTGGGCCACGCGTGTGGCCCACGGCAAAGCGAACCTGATTGATTTGGTGGCGGAGGGCGTAGTGCCCGAACGGGACGCCAAGGCCATCACGGCGGCTTATGACTTTTTGCTGCGCGTGCGCAACGAAATGCATTTCGCCACGGCACGGCGCACTGATGCCTTGACGCTGGATTTGCAACAGCAGGTTGCGCACAGCTTCGGGTACATCGACAGCGCCGAAGCGCAGGCGTCGGAAAGTTTCATGCGCGACTATTACCTGCACGCACGGCGCTTGCACAGTCTGTGCGAAGCGCATTTGCAGCGGGCGGCGAGCAAGCAGGAAAAGAAACGCTGGTTCAGCCGCGCGCGCACCATGTCGGCCCAAGGCGGGTTCGTGATGCGCGATGGCGTGCTCGATGTCGAAAAGACCGCGACCGAATTGGCCGAGACTGCGTTGGCCGAGCCTACCCTGGATGGCCACCGCATGTTGCTGGCGTTTAGCTATGCCCAAGCGACCGGCGCGCCGTTCAGCGTGAATTTGCAGGAGTTGGTGCAAGCCAACCTGGCCGCCGTCAATAAAACTTTTCGCGCTTCGACGGACGTGGCGCAGACCTTTATGAAGTTGTTGCGCGCCAAAGGCCGTGTCGCGGCGGGCTTGCGGCTGATGCACGAAGTCGGTTTCCTGGCCAAATATCTGCCGGAATTTGGCCGCGTGACCTGTCTGGTGCAACACGATCTTTATCACCGCTTCACCGTGGATGAGCATACGTTGCGCACCATCGAAGTGCTGGATGAACTCGCCAATTCGCGCAACAAACAATTGGAACGCTACCGTGCGCTGTATCAGGAGATCAGCGATCCGGCCATCCTGCACATGGGCTTGTTGATGCACGACATCGGCAAAGGCCTGGGCGGCGGCCACACCGAGAAAGGCATCAAGATTGCCGAGCGTGTCTGCGAACGGTTGCAACTGGATGCACAGGCCAGCGAACAGATCGTCTTTTTGGTGCGGCAGCACTTGCTGATGGCGCACATCGCGCAACGCCGCGATTTGAGCGACGAAAAAATCGTGCGCGATTTTGCCGCCCAGATCGGTACGCTCGACAGCTTGAATATGCTGACACTGCTCACCTATGGCGACATCAATGGCGTCGGGCCGGGCGTTTGGAGCGAGTGGAAAGACACGCTGTTGTGGGAGCTTTACAGCAAAGCGCGCGCGTTGCTGGTGCCTGAACCGGAACACGATGAGACGGCGGAACGCTTGCGCGAGCGCATCGTCAGGATGCTGGCGAGCGAGGTGGATTACGCCGAAGTGCAACAGCATTTCGCGATGTTGCCCGAAGATTACGCGCGCTTCACCGCGCCGCAGGTGATCATCGAACACATTCGGCTGGCGCATGCGCTGAATTCACGGCGCGTCAAAACCAGTTGGCGCGTCAATGCGCAATCCAAGTGCACTGACTTGCACGTGTGCGCGCGCAACCGGCGCGGTCTCTTCGCCAATCTGGCCGGAGCGCTGACGGCGCAAGGCGTCAACATTCTAAGTGTGAGTTTGAACACGCGGACGGACGGTCTGGCGGTGGATTCGTTCAAAGTCAGCGACACCGTCGGCGAACCGTTGGCCGATCCACAGCGCTGGGAACAGATTGACGACTCGATCAAGCGTGTCCTCAGCGGTGAGTTAGACATTGCGGCTGCCGTGGCAAAACGCTTGCACGCGCAAACGGCGTCGCGGTTCAGCAAGCGTAAAACGGCGCTGCCCAAAGCGGTGCAACGCGCCGCCAAGCTGAGTTGGGATAATCAATCGTCGGATAAAAGCACGATTTTGGAAGTCCAAACGGCTGATCGTTTGGGTTTGGCTTACAAGCTTGCGAGCACGCTGGCGAGCCTGTCGCTCGACATTGTGTTTGCGAAAGTGGCCACCGAAAAGCATCTGGCACTGGATGTGTTTTATGTGACCGATGCAGCGGGGCGAAAATTACCTGACAGTGAATTGGCAGAACTTGAGCGCGCGCTTCGCGCGGTGCTTGATGAGCCAATCAAACCATTGCCACAGGTTTCTGCGGGTCGCGGTTAG
- a CDS encoding class I SAM-dependent methyltransferase, with the protein MGIYAKFIFPCLLDWTLGTPEFGKYRQRALASARGQTLEIGFGTGLNLPYYPAAVTELTVFDSENMLQRRVARRLAACPIPVTKLQLDAQGRLPFADQSFDSVVSTLTLCSIANTAPALAEIRRVLKPAGQFIFFEHGRSDDAEVARKQDRFNPLQKIIGVGCNMNRPIDRLITQAGFKLAELERFLLPKAPRVLAEMYRGIAKPQT; encoded by the coding sequence ATGGGCATCTACGCCAAATTCATCTTTCCCTGCCTGCTCGATTGGACACTGGGCACGCCGGAATTCGGCAAATACCGGCAGCGCGCACTGGCGTCCGCGCGTGGCCAGACGCTCGAAATCGGCTTCGGCACGGGGTTGAATCTGCCTTACTACCCCGCCGCCGTAACGGAATTGACGGTCTTCGATTCCGAAAACATGCTGCAACGGCGGGTGGCGCGCCGCCTCGCCGCGTGTCCGATTCCCGTGACGAAGCTGCAACTGGATGCGCAAGGCCGTTTGCCGTTTGCCGATCAATCATTCGATTCGGTCGTCTCGACCTTGACGCTTTGTTCCATCGCCAACACCGCGCCCGCCCTGGCCGAAATTCGCCGCGTGCTCAAACCGGCGGGGCAATTCATTTTCTTTGAACACGGGCGCAGCGACGATGCCGAAGTGGCGCGTAAACAGGATCGCTTCAATCCATTGCAAAAGATCATCGGTGTGGGTTGCAATATGAACCGACCCATTGACCGGCTGATTACACAAGCTGGCTTCAAGCTCGCCGAACTCGAGCGCTTCCTGTTGCCCAAAGCGCCGCGCGTGCTGGCCGAGATGTATCGCGGAATCGCAAAGCCGCAAACATAA
- a CDS encoding P-II family nitrogen regulator, with protein sequence MKKIEAIIRPHLLESVKDSLQALGVQGMTISEVKGFGRQKGHTEVYRGSEYKVEFVPKLKVEVVVDDDVVEQAVEAVIKTARTGKFGDGKIFVFPVDEAVRIRTGEHGINAV encoded by the coding sequence ATGAAAAAGATAGAAGCGATCATTCGCCCGCACCTGTTGGAAAGCGTGAAAGACTCCTTACAGGCCCTGGGTGTGCAAGGCATGACGATCAGCGAAGTGAAAGGCTTTGGCCGCCAGAAAGGCCACACCGAAGTGTATCGCGGCAGTGAATACAAAGTTGAATTCGTGCCGAAGCTGAAAGTCGAAGTCGTCGTGGATGACGACGTGGTCGAACAGGCCGTCGAGGCGGTCATCAAGACCGCGCGCACCGGCAAATTCGGCGACGGCAAAATCTTTGTCTTCCCAGTGGACGAAGCTGTCCGCATTCGCACCGGCGAGCACGGCATCAATGCGGTATAG
- a CDS encoding cyclase family protein: MVIHHHHKILLAFIAGLLVTGLALFAWNRPTKAPEKRDSDQAQPTSSPATTTALNTAKVVDLTYNFDDQTIYWPTAQPFKWEKEAWGRSAAGWWYTAGRYSASEHGGTHVDAPIHFGEGKASMDELPLQRLIGPVSKIDIRKACDQDRDYRLTVADIRAWEKDYGPLPAGNIVLVQTGWGQFWPDKKRYLGTAVKGDTANLHFPGISKEAAEFLAQERKVNGVGIDTASLDYGQTKDFIAHQVLNGANIYGLENVAFIERVPPIGATIIALPMKIKGGTGGPVRIVALLP, translated from the coding sequence ATGGTTATTCATCATCATCACAAAATCTTGCTCGCCTTCATCGCCGGACTGCTGGTGACAGGTCTGGCGCTCTTTGCATGGAACCGCCCGACAAAAGCCCCCGAAAAACGGGACTCCGACCAGGCGCAACCCACCAGTTCACCGGCGACGACGACCGCCCTCAATACCGCCAAAGTCGTTGACCTGACCTACAACTTCGACGATCAAACGATCTATTGGCCGACTGCGCAACCCTTCAAATGGGAAAAAGAAGCCTGGGGCCGATCGGCGGCTGGCTGGTGGTACACGGCGGGGCGTTACAGCGCCAGCGAACATGGCGGCACGCACGTGGACGCGCCGATCCATTTCGGCGAAGGCAAAGCCTCGATGGATGAATTGCCGTTGCAACGGCTGATCGGCCCGGTCAGCAAAATTGACATCCGCAAAGCCTGCGACCAAGACCGCGATTACCGGCTGACCGTGGCCGACATCCGGGCCTGGGAAAAAGATTACGGCCCTCTTCCCGCAGGCAACATCGTCCTGGTGCAAACGGGTTGGGGCCAATTCTGGCCGGACAAAAAACGTTATCTGGGCACCGCTGTCAAAGGCGACACGGCCAATCTGCACTTCCCTGGCATCTCCAAAGAAGCCGCCGAATTCCTCGCCCAAGAGCGCAAAGTCAACGGCGTCGGCATTGACACCGCCAGTCTGGATTACGGTCAAACCAAAGACTTCATCGCGCATCAGGTGCTGAACGGCGCCAACATTTATGGCTTGGAAAACGTCGCCTTTATCGAACGCGTGCCGCCCATCGGTGCGACGATTATTGCCTTGCCCATGAAAATCAAAGGCGGCACGGGCGGCCCCGTGCGCATCGTGGCGCTGCTGCCCTAA
- a CDS encoding ammonium transporter: MLALLCWGGFNARSNWLGMTNVQAQTADPSGANTGAAGDITAKDAGKPTLDEVAATVGHNKIAINFIWVLVAGFLVMFMQAGFALAETGFCRAKNAAHTMSMNLMVYAVGMIGFWISGFALMMGGIGSIPALGTATSVLNHEFTITLAGKTFGLFGLKGFFLSFGTYDVAVFGLFLFAMVFMDTAATIPTGAMAERWKFSAFIIFSFFMGALVYPIFGNWVWGGGWLATLGSNFGLGHGFVDYAGSSVVHMTGGVTAFVGAKLLGPRIGKFTREGKPVALPGHDLPMALLGVFILAFGWFGFNAGSSLAGGDLRISVIATNTMLASATGAFASALYVWKRLGKPDPSMIANGMLAGLVAITAPCAFVTSWAAALIGVIAGVLVVESILFFEQKMKIDDPVGAISVHGVNGFWGVVSLGLFADGTYGDGYNAVTGGVKGLFYGDAKQFIAQLIGPVVNIVFVGLAFYLIYKLVDKLVGHRVDAEVEIGGLDLPEMGALAYPDFQVLSGGPGSSFTPSSNSALASSENVPLGVPLTEIR, from the coding sequence ATGCTGGCGCTCTTGTGCTGGGGCGGTTTTAACGCCCGCAGTAACTGGCTGGGAATGACCAACGTTCAGGCGCAGACGGCTGATCCGTCGGGCGCCAACACAGGCGCGGCGGGCGACATCACCGCCAAAGACGCGGGCAAGCCGACGCTCGATGAAGTGGCCGCGACGGTCGGTCATAACAAAATCGCGATCAACTTCATCTGGGTGTTGGTCGCCGGTTTTCTGGTGATGTTCATGCAGGCGGGCTTTGCGCTGGCCGAGACGGGTTTTTGCCGCGCCAAAAATGCCGCGCATACGATGTCTATGAACCTGATGGTTTATGCGGTCGGCATGATCGGCTTCTGGATTTCCGGCTTTGCTTTGATGATGGGTGGGATTGGTTCCATCCCGGCGTTGGGCACGGCGACGTCTGTGCTCAATCATGAATTCACGATTACGCTGGCTGGGAAGACCTTTGGCCTGTTCGGCCTCAAAGGATTTTTCCTGAGCTTCGGCACCTACGACGTGGCGGTTTTCGGGCTGTTCCTTTTCGCCATGGTCTTTATGGATACGGCGGCGACGATTCCGACGGGCGCGATGGCTGAACGCTGGAAATTTTCCGCCTTCATCATCTTCTCGTTTTTTATGGGCGCGCTGGTCTATCCCATCTTCGGCAACTGGGTGTGGGGCGGCGGCTGGCTGGCGACGCTCGGTTCAAATTTCGGCTTGGGCCACGGCTTTGTTGATTACGCCGGGTCATCGGTCGTGCACATGACGGGTGGCGTGACGGCCTTTGTCGGCGCGAAACTGCTGGGGCCGCGCATTGGGAAATTTACGCGCGAAGGCAAACCGGTGGCGTTGCCAGGGCACGATCTGCCGATGGCCTTGCTGGGGGTTTTCATTCTGGCCTTTGGCTGGTTCGGCTTTAACGCGGGCAGCAGCCTGGCGGGCGGCGACTTGCGCATCAGCGTCATTGCTACCAACACCATGCTGGCTTCGGCCACGGGTGCGTTTGCCAGTGCGCTCTATGTTTGGAAGCGGCTGGGCAAGCCCGATCCGAGCATGATCGCCAATGGGATGCTCGCCGGTTTGGTCGCCATCACCGCGCCCTGCGCGTTTGTCACCAGTTGGGCGGCGGCCTTAATCGGCGTTATCGCCGGGGTGCTGGTGGTGGAAAGCATCCTCTTCTTTGAGCAAAAGATGAAGATTGACGATCCGGTCGGCGCGATTTCGGTGCACGGCGTGAACGGCTTTTGGGGCGTGGTGAGTTTGGGGTTGTTCGCCGACGGCACGTATGGCGACGGTTACAACGCGGTGACGGGCGGCGTGAAAGGTTTGTTTTATGGCGATGCCAAGCAATTCATCGCGCAACTCATCGGGCCAGTGGTCAATATCGTTTTCGTCGGCTTGGCCTTCTATCTGATTTACAAATTGGTAGACAAACTCGTCGGTCACCGGGTGGACGCCGAAGTCGAAATCGGCGGTCTCGATCTGCCGGAGATGGGCGCGCTGGCTTATCCCGACTTCCAGGTTTTATCGGGCGGGCCTGGCAGCAGCTTTACGCCGTCATCAAATAGTGCGCTGGCGAGTAGCGAAAACGTCCCGCTCGGCGTTCCACTCACGGAAATCCGCTGA
- a CDS encoding ammonium transporter, translated as MRRVVPLQRVVCALLGIMALPLMALAQTPSSSPSLEERLAKAEAAVASAQTAGDNAWMLVCSALVLLMTGPGLALFYGGLVRRKNVLGTMMQSFIMMAVITVVWALFGYSLAFAKGSAFIGGLGHLFLKGVGAEPSVYAGTIPAQTFMVYQLMFAIITPALITGAFAERMKFSAMLLFCTLWAVVVYFPLAHMVWGDGGYLNAFLGGKIPALDFAGGTVVHISSGFSALVCALYLGKRLGYPKTPFAPHNLVLSVIGACLLWVGWFGFNAGSAVAAGSLASSAFVATHFGAAAATLGWLLVEWLKQGKPTVLGGISGAVAGLVGITPAAGFVTPMGALAVGFIAGVVCFFAVTELKKKLGYDDSLDAFGVHGVGGFTGAILTGVFANSAVNTVFKDANGKPLPSGLLEGNGKQVVNQLVASLIAIVLGMVASYIILKIVDATVGVRVTGEDESVGLDLSQHGEEGYNLDADLGTTIGSGTALSGHSFAAATATANE; from the coding sequence ATGAGAAGAGTAGTTCCCCTACAGCGCGTAGTGTGCGCGCTGCTAGGAATCATGGCCTTGCCGCTAATGGCATTGGCCCAAACACCATCATCGTCCCCATCGTTGGAAGAACGCCTGGCGAAGGCCGAGGCCGCCGTGGCCAGCGCCCAAACAGCAGGCGATAACGCCTGGATGCTGGTCTGTTCAGCCCTGGTTTTGCTGATGACCGGGCCGGGGCTGGCGCTGTTTTATGGCGGTCTGGTGCGGCGCAAGAATGTGCTGGGCACGATGATGCAAAGCTTCATTATGATGGCCGTGATTACGGTCGTCTGGGCGCTGTTTGGCTATAGTTTGGCCTTTGCGAAAGGCAGCGCGTTTATTGGCGGATTGGGCCATCTGTTCTTGAAAGGTGTGGGCGCTGAGCCTTCGGTTTACGCCGGGACGATCCCCGCGCAGACCTTCATGGTCTATCAGTTGATGTTTGCCATCATCACGCCCGCGCTGATCACGGGCGCGTTTGCCGAACGCATGAAGTTTTCGGCGATGTTGCTCTTTTGCACGCTGTGGGCTGTGGTCGTGTACTTCCCGCTGGCCCATATGGTTTGGGGCGATGGCGGTTATTTGAACGCCTTTCTGGGCGGCAAAATTCCGGCGCTCGATTTTGCGGGCGGTACGGTGGTGCATATTTCATCGGGTTTTTCGGCGCTGGTTTGTGCGCTCTATTTGGGCAAACGGCTGGGCTATCCGAAAACACCCTTTGCGCCGCATAACCTGGTGCTCAGCGTGATTGGCGCGTGCTTGCTGTGGGTGGGCTGGTTCGGCTTCAACGCGGGCAGTGCGGTGGCGGCGGGCAGTTTGGCTTCGAGCGCGTTTGTGGCGACGCATTTTGGCGCAGCGGCGGCGACACTTGGCTGGCTGTTAGTGGAATGGCTCAAGCAGGGCAAGCCGACGGTCTTGGGCGGCATTTCGGGCGCGGTGGCCGGCTTGGTCGGCATTACGCCGGCGGCGGGCTTCGTGACGCCGATGGGCGCGCTGGCGGTCGGTTTCATCGCCGGTGTGGTTTGCTTTTTTGCCGTGACCGAGTTGAAGAAGAAATTGGGTTATGACGATTCACTCGATGCCTTTGGCGTGCACGGCGTGGGCGGGTTCACGGGCGCGATTCTGACGGGTGTTTTTGCCAACAGCGCGGTCAACACGGTGTTCAAAGATGCGAATGGCAAGCCGCTGCCGAGTGGTTTGCTGGAAGGCAATGGCAAGCAGGTCGTCAATCAATTGGTGGCCTCGCTGATTGCGATTGTGCTGGGGATGGTTGCTTCTTACATCATCCTGAAAATCGTGGACGCAACGGTGGGCGTGCGCGTGACGGGTGAAGATGAAAGCGTCGGTCTCGATCTGTCGCAGCACGGCGAAGAGGGCTACAACTTGGATGCCGATTTGGGCACGACCATAGGGAGTGGCACGGCCTTGAGCGGTCACAGTTTTGCCGCCGCGACGGCAACGGCCAATGAATAA